Proteins encoded in a region of the Enterococcus gilvus ATCC BAA-350 genome:
- the rimI gene encoding ribosomal protein S18-alanine N-acetyltransferase encodes MLKKFSGFVKTILYGKQYPFTSKYVKLKEEEYLLRKINDQDIKELIALERDVYFGETPWTKSAFLSEIHSPIPHLYICIVTKKEELAGFIGSRLIGNDTHITNIAVGTSFQNRGIGMLLIDEVEKFAIMNDCETLSLEVRLSNTDAQRLYRRLGFSARNIRRNYYTENNEDALDMIKRLEVG; translated from the coding sequence ATGTTGAAAAAATTTAGCGGATTCGTTAAGACGATTTTGTACGGGAAACAATATCCTTTTACTTCAAAGTACGTGAAGTTGAAGGAGGAGGAATACCTGCTGCGAAAAATTAACGACCAGGACATCAAAGAGCTGATTGCCTTGGAGCGAGATGTTTATTTTGGCGAGACGCCATGGACGAAAAGTGCATTTCTGTCAGAGATCCATTCACCGATCCCACATCTATATATTTGTATTGTAACGAAGAAAGAGGAGCTTGCCGGCTTTATCGGCAGCCGATTGATCGGAAATGATACGCATATTACAAACATCGCAGTTGGAACATCTTTTCAAAATCGCGGGATCGGAATGCTGTTGATTGACGAAGTAGAAAAATTCGCTATAATGAACGATTGTGAAACACTCTCACTGGAGGTGCGTTTAAGCAATACAGATGCGCAGCGATTGTATCGTCGGTTGGGTTTTTCTGCCCGGAACATTCGCAGAAACTATTACACCGAGAATAATGAAGATGCGCTGGATATGATCAAGCGGTTGGAAGTGGGATAA
- the rimI gene encoding ribosomal protein S18-alanine N-acetyltransferase, with the protein MNELANVCWEISQAAYTFDSPWSADQFASDMMQPHSHYFTEGTEVLAFLGFHQVCDEIEITNIAAKVKGQGLGRRLMTRLIAHAAAENIASIFLEVRASNQEARLFYETFGFQEIGKRKNYYQHPQEDAVLMALKVGNADE; encoded by the coding sequence ATGAACGAGTTAGCAAACGTATGTTGGGAAATCAGCCAGGCGGCCTATACATTTGATTCGCCGTGGTCAGCAGACCAATTTGCCAGTGATATGATGCAACCTCATAGCCATTATTTTACTGAAGGAACGGAAGTCCTCGCATTCTTGGGCTTTCACCAGGTGTGTGATGAAATCGAGATTACCAATATTGCTGCGAAAGTAAAAGGTCAAGGTCTCGGACGTCGCTTGATGACACGTCTGATCGCCCACGCAGCAGCAGAAAATATAGCGAGTATTTTTTTAGAGGTGCGTGCTTCGAACCAAGAGGCGCGTCTTTTTTATGAAACATTTGGCTTTCAAGAAATAGGAAAGCGGAAAAATTATTATCAGCACCCCCAAGAGGATGCGGTGCTGATGGCTTTGAAAGTAGGAAATGCAGATGAATGA
- the tsaD gene encoding tRNA (adenosine(37)-N6)-threonylcarbamoyltransferase complex transferase subunit TsaD: MNETELILAIESSCDETSVAVIENGETILSNIVASQIKSHKRFGGVVPEVASRHHVEQITICIEEALSEAGVEASDLRAVAVTYGPGLVGALLIGLSAAKAFAWANGLPLLPINHMAGHIYAARLVEPLVFPLMALLVSGGHTELVYMKEDGSFEIIGETRDDAAGEAYDKVGRVLGLSYPSGKEIDELAHQGEDTYDFPRAMLKEDNFDFSFSGLKSAFINLTHNAEQRGEVLDHQNLAASFQASVVEVLVSKTIRACKTYPVKQLIVAGGVAANKGLREQMAAAIEKELPDVKLIVPPLRLCGDNAAMIGAAAHVELQKHHFAGMSLNANPSLAFQHI; this comes from the coding sequence ATGAATGAAACGGAATTGATTCTAGCGATCGAGAGCAGCTGTGACGAAACCAGTGTCGCAGTGATTGAAAATGGTGAAACCATTCTATCAAATATTGTGGCTTCGCAAATAAAAAGTCACAAACGTTTTGGCGGTGTCGTGCCTGAAGTTGCCAGCCGGCATCACGTGGAGCAGATTACGATTTGTATTGAAGAAGCGCTGAGTGAAGCAGGCGTTGAAGCGAGCGACCTTCGAGCCGTAGCGGTTACTTATGGACCAGGGCTAGTCGGCGCGCTGTTGATCGGATTAAGTGCAGCGAAAGCTTTTGCTTGGGCGAATGGTTTGCCTTTACTGCCGATCAATCACATGGCGGGACACATTTATGCTGCCCGTTTGGTCGAACCGCTGGTATTTCCTTTGATGGCCTTGCTTGTTAGCGGAGGACATACCGAGCTTGTCTATATGAAGGAAGACGGGTCTTTTGAGATCATTGGTGAAACACGCGATGATGCTGCTGGGGAAGCCTACGATAAAGTAGGGCGTGTACTAGGATTAAGTTACCCGAGCGGAAAAGAAATAGATGAATTGGCGCATCAAGGAGAAGACACCTATGACTTTCCCCGTGCAATGCTGAAGGAAGATAATTTTGATTTCAGCTTTAGCGGGTTGAAAAGTGCATTTATCAATTTGACTCACAATGCAGAACAACGCGGCGAAGTGCTGGATCACCAAAATCTAGCAGCAAGCTTTCAAGCAAGTGTGGTGGAGGTGCTTGTTTCAAAAACGATCAGAGCCTGCAAAACGTACCCAGTCAAGCAATTGATTGTAGCTGGTGGCGTGGCGGCGAATAAAGGCCTTCGCGAGCAGATGGCTGCGGCGATTGAGAAAGAGCTGCCTGATGTGAAATTGATCGTGCCGCCGCTGCGCTTATGTGGTGACAACGCCGCGATGATTGGTGCTGCTGCACATGTGGAATTACAAAAACACCACTTTGCTGGGATGAGCTTGAATGCCAATCCAAGTTTGGCTTTTCAGCATATCTAG